In the Clostridium beijerinckii genome, one interval contains:
- the mltG gene encoding endolytic transglycosylase MltG: MNKYKSFRKLILLIILFLFVITLTFVISYSSTIRKPLKSTEDSIIIEVKQGEGFYDILDKLDKENKLTNKLLIKVNLAIDKRKVNLTEGIYEINTNSSLEELIKSLENKDGDKDLVKLTIPEGYSIEDIAKSVEDKGICSKDEFIKDVKDYKLPSFVKNNNKKRYNLEGYLYPDTYLIEKGSNANDVIKSMLDRFEDVLKQAEDETKVEISDGDVEKIVTIASMIEREARVPGDRPLISSVIYNRLEKDMKLQIDAAVIYALGYHVDVVLNKHLEVDSPYNVYKYKGLPVGPIANPGLDCIKAALLPEKTDYLYYIMKDDGSHYFTNNYEDFLNKKKELGY, from the coding sequence ATGAATAAATATAAATCTTTTAGAAAGCTAATACTGTTAATTATATTATTTTTATTTGTAATAACTCTGACGTTTGTAATATCTTATAGTAGTACCATAAGAAAACCATTAAAGTCGACTGAAGACTCAATTATAATTGAAGTCAAACAAGGCGAAGGTTTTTATGATATATTGGATAAGTTAGACAAAGAAAATAAATTGACCAATAAACTTCTTATTAAAGTAAATCTGGCTATAGATAAGAGAAAAGTAAATTTAACAGAAGGTATATATGAAATAAATACAAATTCATCCTTAGAAGAACTGATAAAATCTTTAGAAAATAAGGATGGGGATAAGGATTTGGTTAAATTAACTATACCAGAAGGTTATTCTATAGAAGATATTGCTAAAAGCGTAGAAGATAAAGGTATTTGTTCTAAAGACGAATTTATTAAAGACGTTAAAGATTATAAATTGCCTAGTTTCGTGAAAAATAATAATAAGAAGAGATATAATTTGGAAGGATATTTGTATCCTGATACATATTTAATAGAAAAAGGGTCAAATGCAAATGATGTAATTAAATCTATGTTAGATAGATTTGAAGATGTGCTGAAGCAGGCAGAAGATGAGACTAAAGTTGAAATAAGTGATGGAGATGTTGAAAAAATAGTTACTATAGCTTCCATGATAGAAAGAGAAGCAAGAGTGCCTGGTGATAGGCCATTAATATCATCAGTTATTTACAACAGATTAGAGAAAGATATGAAACTTCAAATAGATGCAGCAGTAATTTATGCATTGGGATATCACGTTGATGTGGTATTAAACAAGCATCTAGAAGTAGATTCTCCATATAATGTGTATAAGTATAAAGGCCTGCCAGTTGGTCCTATAGCAAATCCAGGTTTAGACTGCATTAAGGCAGCATTGCTTCCTGAAAAGACAGATTATTTATATTATATTATGAAAGATGATGGATCACATTATTTTACTAATAACTATGAAGATTTTTTAAATAAGAAAAAAGAGTTGGGATACTAA